The Streptomyces sp. Je 1-332 genome has a window encoding:
- a CDS encoding SAV2148 family HEPN domain-containing protein, with amino-acid sequence MSSGGRELPPGDEGHEGGSADGPPGAVSLARPMEMGSQIGPELDWGADAWREVRTRAQRAGRAYIWLNLVEQRLRAVVAAVLRPIYEPVHADDWVVAAAGPAGQEWVQRAVAVREVSRRKGYLLDPADDNVLSFLTLPQLRELMVQHWPCFEPYFDDRRDVELALDELEVTRNVVSRNRALSTAVLAQAERASARLLDILGTGTDTPSARRLPVDAVESLVGDRYADVVGVHPDRVRLLRQFPAEDIFGGARRVDAIGIGLNLLVQNFSGRRLVRLAESGCRVRLLFLNPASSAVKRRERELGLKRGELSRSVEMNILHMRRVRARLRDPGAFEIQVFDETPRFTAYLVDGDGADGIAVVQSYLRRTRGMEAPVLVLRGGRRVVKADEPDENGLFATYREEFELAWADSRPVS; translated from the coding sequence GTGAGCTCGGGAGGGCGGGAACTGCCCCCTGGTGACGAGGGTCACGAGGGGGGTTCCGCGGACGGCCCGCCCGGAGCGGTGTCCCTGGCGCGGCCGATGGAGATGGGATCCCAGATCGGACCCGAACTGGACTGGGGCGCCGACGCCTGGCGCGAGGTGCGCACCCGCGCCCAGCGCGCCGGGCGGGCCTACATCTGGCTGAATCTCGTGGAGCAGCGGCTGCGCGCGGTCGTGGCCGCTGTCCTGCGCCCCATCTACGAACCGGTCCACGCCGACGACTGGGTGGTCGCGGCCGCCGGGCCCGCCGGACAGGAGTGGGTGCAGCGCGCCGTCGCCGTACGCGAAGTGAGCCGCCGCAAGGGCTACTTGCTCGACCCGGCGGACGACAACGTCCTGAGCTTCCTCACGCTGCCCCAGCTGCGCGAGCTGATGGTGCAGCACTGGCCGTGCTTCGAGCCGTACTTCGACGACCGCAGGGACGTCGAACTCGCCCTCGACGAGCTGGAAGTGACCCGCAACGTCGTCTCGCGCAACCGCGCCCTGTCCACCGCCGTGCTCGCCCAGGCGGAGCGCGCTTCGGCGAGGCTCCTGGACATACTCGGCACGGGCACCGACACACCCTCCGCACGCCGGTTGCCCGTCGACGCCGTCGAGTCCCTGGTCGGCGACCGGTACGCCGACGTGGTGGGCGTCCACCCGGACCGGGTGCGGCTCCTGCGGCAGTTCCCCGCCGAGGACATCTTCGGCGGCGCCCGGCGCGTCGACGCGATCGGGATAGGCCTGAACCTCCTGGTGCAGAACTTCTCCGGACGCCGCCTGGTGCGGCTCGCCGAGTCCGGCTGCCGGGTGCGGCTGCTCTTCCTCAACCCGGCGAGCAGCGCGGTCAAGCGCAGGGAGCGTGAACTGGGCCTGAAGCGGGGCGAGCTGAGCCGCAGCGTCGAGATGAACATCCTGCACATGCGCCGGGTACGGGCCCGGCTGCGTGACCCGGGCGCCTTCGAGATCCAGGTCTTCGACGAGACGCCGCGCTTCACCGCGTATCTGGTCGACGGGGACGGCGCCGACGGCATCGCGGTCGTCCAGTCGTATCTGCGCAGGACGCGCGGGATGGAGGCGCCGGTGCTCGTGCTGCGCGGCGGCCGCCGGGTGGTCAAGGCGGACGAGCCGGACGAGAACGGACTCTTCGCGACGTACCGGGAGGAGTTCGAGCTGGCCTGGGCGGACTCGCGGCCGGTGTCCTGA
- a CDS encoding 3'-5' exonuclease, producing the protein MGWHRELLIGFDLETTGTDPHEARIVTGAVIEVRAGETLGRKEWLADPGVEIPAEAVAVHGISTERAAADGRPAAEVADAIAAVLVSYWQTGVPVVAYNATFDLTLLAAELRRHGLPSLRERLGGAEPAPVIDPYAIDRSVERYRKGKRNLEAVCTEYGVLLESAHDATSDALAAARLAGAIAERHPKLAAFGPAELHRRQVEWYAEWAADFQRFLRKKGETDAVVDGTWPLREEFSASGV; encoded by the coding sequence ATGGGCTGGCACCGGGAGCTGCTGATCGGTTTCGACCTGGAGACCACCGGGACGGACCCGCACGAGGCGCGCATCGTCACGGGCGCGGTGATCGAGGTCAGGGCCGGCGAGACGCTGGGCCGCAAGGAGTGGCTCGCCGACCCGGGCGTCGAGATCCCGGCGGAGGCCGTGGCGGTGCACGGCATCTCGACCGAGCGGGCGGCGGCGGACGGCAGACCGGCCGCGGAGGTCGCCGACGCGATAGCGGCGGTCCTCGTGTCGTACTGGCAGACGGGCGTCCCGGTCGTCGCGTACAACGCCACCTTCGACCTGACCCTGCTCGCCGCGGAGTTGCGCAGGCACGGACTGCCGTCCCTGCGTGAGCGGCTGGGCGGCGCGGAACCGGCCCCGGTCATCGATCCGTACGCGATCGACCGCTCCGTCGAGCGGTATCGCAAGGGCAAGCGGAACCTCGAAGCGGTCTGCACCGAGTACGGCGTGCTCCTGGAGTCGGCGCACGACGCCACGTCGGACGCCCTGGCCGCGGCCCGCCTGGCCGGCGCGATAGCCGAGCGTCACCCCAAGCTGGCCGCTTTCGGCCCGGCGGAGCTGCACCGCCGCCAGGTCGAGTGGTATGCCGAGTGGGCGGCGGACTTCCAGAGGTTCCTCAGGAAGAAGGGCGAGACGGACGCGGTGGTGGACGGGACGTGGCCGCTGCGCGAGGAGTTCAGCGCGTCCGGCGTCTGA
- a CDS encoding aminoglycoside phosphotransferase family protein has protein sequence MDEARARDVLDAAGLDRDAALLALGENAVFGSGGSVVKVGRAAPELLDRARRELRVARWLEESGVPAVRAAEDEPRLVDGHPVTVWHRLPEAVRPAEPRDLAALLRHVHALPAPGFELPRRELLGGVERWLRLAGDAVDVEDADYLRERRDGFEAAASALSPRLAPGAIHGDALPRNVLVGADGPVLVDLETFSSDLREHDLVVMALSRDRYGLPADAYDGFVDEYGWDVREWEGCAVLRGARETASCAWVAQHAPTNPKALAEFRRRVASLRDGDATVRWYPF, from the coding sequence ATGGACGAGGCGCGGGCACGGGACGTACTGGACGCCGCGGGTCTCGACCGGGACGCGGCGCTGCTGGCGCTCGGCGAGAACGCGGTCTTCGGCTCCGGCGGGTCGGTGGTCAAGGTCGGGCGGGCGGCGCCCGAGCTTCTCGACCGTGCGCGGCGGGAGTTGCGGGTCGCGCGCTGGCTCGAGGAGTCGGGGGTGCCCGCGGTGCGGGCCGCCGAGGACGAACCCCGCCTGGTGGACGGGCATCCGGTGACGGTGTGGCACCGGCTGCCGGAGGCCGTGCGGCCCGCTGAGCCGCGCGACCTCGCCGCACTGCTGCGGCACGTGCACGCGCTGCCGGCCCCCGGCTTCGAGCTGCCACGGCGTGAGCTCCTCGGCGGGGTCGAGAGGTGGCTGCGCCTGGCGGGCGACGCGGTCGACGTCGAGGACGCGGACTACCTGCGCGAGCGCAGGGACGGGTTCGAGGCGGCGGCGTCGGCGCTCTCGCCACGGCTCGCTCCCGGGGCCATTCATGGTGACGCCCTGCCGCGGAACGTTTTGGTGGGCGCGGACGGGCCGGTTCTTGTGGACCTCGAGACGTTCTCCTCCGATCTGCGCGAGCACGATCTGGTCGTCATGGCGCTTTCCCGGGACCGCTACGGGTTGCCGGCCGACGCGTACGACGGGTTCGTCGACGAGTACGGGTGGGATGTGCGGGAGTGGGAAGGGTGCGCAGTGCTCCGCGGCGCCCGGGAGACGGCCAGCTGCGCGTGGGTCGCGCAGCACGCCCCCACCAATCCGAAGGCCCTGGCCGAGTTCCGCCGCCGGGTGGCGTCGCTGCGGGACGGGGATGCGACCGTGCGGTGGTATCCGTTCTGA
- a CDS encoding sugar ABC transporter permease, whose amino-acid sequence MTLATAQKRSANGASARRGADHGAWFLVLPALIPILILSVGPLLYGITLAFTDSQSGRTEPTEWIGLLNFQDLWHDTLFWDSFRIGLLWAVGVTVPQFLLALGLALLLNQNLRFRWLARSLAIIPWAMPEVVVGIMWRLVYNPDAGVLNETLSNLGLGDGRDWLTGLGTALPAVIVVGIWAGMPQTTVALLAGLQNTPRELHEAAEVDGAGAWRRFRTVTWPALKPVALAITALNFIWNFNSFALVYVLTNGGPGGRTRLPMLFAYEEAFRYGQFGYAAAMGCVMVAVISVILAFYLVGRLKGGDEK is encoded by the coding sequence GTGACATTGGCGACCGCGCAGAAGCGGTCAGCGAACGGCGCGTCCGCCCGCAGAGGTGCGGACCACGGCGCCTGGTTCCTGGTCCTGCCCGCGCTGATCCCGATCCTGATCCTCAGCGTGGGCCCTCTCCTCTACGGCATCACGCTCGCGTTCACCGACTCCCAGTCGGGCCGCACCGAGCCCACCGAGTGGATCGGCCTCCTCAACTTCCAGGACCTGTGGCACGACACCCTGTTCTGGGACTCGTTCCGCATCGGCCTGCTGTGGGCGGTCGGTGTGACCGTGCCGCAGTTCCTCCTGGCGCTCGGCCTGGCCCTGCTGCTCAACCAGAATCTGCGCTTCCGCTGGCTGGCGCGCTCGCTCGCGATCATCCCCTGGGCGATGCCCGAAGTGGTCGTCGGCATCATGTGGCGCCTGGTCTACAACCCCGACGCGGGTGTCCTGAACGAGACCCTGAGCAACCTCGGCCTGGGGGACGGCCGCGACTGGCTCACGGGCCTCGGCACCGCGCTGCCCGCCGTCATCGTCGTGGGCATCTGGGCAGGCATGCCGCAGACCACCGTCGCGCTGCTCGCCGGACTGCAGAACACCCCGCGTGAACTGCACGAGGCGGCCGAGGTGGACGGCGCCGGAGCCTGGCGCCGCTTCCGCACGGTCACCTGGCCGGCGCTGAAGCCGGTCGCCCTCGCCATCACGGCGCTCAACTTCATCTGGAACTTCAACTCCTTCGCCCTCGTCTACGTCCTGACGAACGGCGGCCCCGGCGGCCGCACCCGCCTCCCCATGCTCTTCGCCTACGAAGAGGCCTTCCGCTACGGCCAGTTCGGCTATGCCGCGGCGATGGGCTGCGTGATGGTCGCGGTGATCTCGGTGATCCTCGCGTTCTACCTCGTGGGCCGACTGAAGGGAGGCGACGAGAAGTGA
- a CDS encoding carbohydrate ABC transporter permease gives MSTTRTSKPARAGQYLALLGYLVFLAFPFLWLISTAFKPPRELASLHPTWIPKDPTLANFRQAFDEQPLLRAAGNSLIAAVCAALIAVAIATPMAYVMARHRTFLARAATGWVVVSQAFPFVLVIIPLFLVLKNLGQINSLPGLIMVYVVWALPFALWMLVGYVRAVPTELEEAAAVDGAGKLRTLVSITAPLLAPGIVATILFAFITAWNEFFFALVLLKTPEKQTLPVVLTHFIGAEGAADLGPLAAAAFLATLPSLVIFAIIQKRITGGMLTGAVKS, from the coding sequence GTGAGCACCACACGCACCAGCAAACCCGCGCGCGCCGGACAGTACCTCGCGCTCCTCGGCTACCTCGTCTTTCTGGCCTTCCCCTTCCTCTGGCTGATCTCCACGGCCTTCAAGCCGCCGCGCGAGCTGGCCAGCCTGCACCCCACCTGGATTCCCAAGGACCCGACCCTCGCCAACTTCCGGCAGGCGTTCGACGAGCAGCCGCTCCTGCGCGCCGCGGGCAACTCCCTGATCGCGGCCGTCTGCGCGGCGCTCATCGCCGTCGCCATCGCGACCCCCATGGCGTACGTCATGGCGCGCCACCGCACGTTTCTCGCGCGGGCGGCCACGGGCTGGGTGGTGGTCAGCCAGGCGTTCCCCTTCGTCCTGGTGATCATCCCGCTCTTCCTGGTCCTGAAGAACCTCGGCCAGATCAACTCGCTGCCGGGTCTGATCATGGTCTACGTGGTCTGGGCGCTGCCCTTCGCGCTGTGGATGCTGGTGGGCTATGTGCGCGCCGTACCCACGGAGTTGGAGGAGGCCGCGGCCGTCGACGGCGCGGGCAAGCTGCGTACGCTCGTCTCGATCACCGCGCCGCTGCTCGCGCCCGGCATCGTGGCCACGATCCTCTTCGCCTTCATCACCGCGTGGAACGAGTTCTTCTTCGCGCTCGTCCTGCTCAAGACCCCGGAGAAACAGACGTTGCCGGTCGTCCTCACGCACTTCATCGGCGCGGAGGGTGCCGCCGACCTCGGCCCGCTCGCCGCTGCCGCGTTCCTCGCCACCCTCCCCTCGCTCGTCATCTTCGCGATCATCCAGAAGCGGATCACGGGCGGCATGCTGACCGGGGCGGTGAAGAGCTGA
- a CDS encoding sugar ABC transporter substrate-binding protein encodes MRARLTTAVTAALVLLLAGCSGDSEGSDDGRITLRFQSLAWQKESVDANKELVKEWNASHPDVKVEYVQGSWDSVHDQLLTSFEGGEAPDIIHDASDDLADFAYGGYLADLGELLPDRLKSDIPKRSWQTTTFGDGVYGVPFLQEPRVLIANAKWLKESGVRIPTPEKPWSWDEFRSVTKELSDGKGKYGVAWPLKEPVSATLNLSLSTGGRMFHRGEDGKVDIRFDKADEIMPRTVHDQVNTDKSASSTTLGMGGSDTLPGFFGGKYAMVPLGFSYRQQIVQQAPKGFDWQVLPAPAGAEGLAQGVSPQTLSVSEDTEHKKEAVEFIDFLLQPENMVRLAQGDWMLPTGTEALKDPALRTEKNDWAVGTALAKDLRSAPAQSVRGYAEWKDKVATPALQEYYSGAIDLDELRHRLVEDGNLVLARYQR; translated from the coding sequence ATGCGCGCACGCCTCACCACCGCGGTGACCGCCGCCCTCGTACTGCTGCTCGCCGGATGCAGCGGTGACTCCGAAGGCTCCGACGACGGCAGGATCACGCTCCGCTTCCAGTCGCTGGCCTGGCAGAAGGAGTCGGTCGACGCCAACAAGGAACTGGTCAAGGAGTGGAACGCCAGCCACCCTGACGTCAAGGTCGAGTACGTCCAGGGCAGTTGGGACAGCGTCCACGACCAGCTCCTCACCTCCTTCGAGGGCGGCGAGGCGCCGGACATCATCCATGACGCGTCGGACGACCTCGCCGACTTCGCGTACGGCGGGTATCTCGCGGACCTCGGCGAGCTGCTCCCCGACCGGCTCAAGTCCGACATCCCGAAGCGCAGTTGGCAGACGACGACGTTCGGGGACGGCGTCTACGGCGTGCCGTTCCTCCAGGAACCCCGCGTCCTGATCGCCAACGCGAAGTGGCTGAAGGAGTCGGGCGTCCGTATCCCGACCCCCGAGAAGCCCTGGTCCTGGGACGAGTTCCGCTCGGTCACCAAGGAACTGAGCGACGGCAAGGGCAAGTACGGGGTGGCATGGCCGCTCAAGGAGCCGGTGTCAGCGACGCTCAACCTCTCACTCTCCACCGGCGGCCGGATGTTCCACCGCGGCGAGGACGGCAAGGTCGACATCCGCTTCGACAAGGCCGACGAGATCATGCCGCGCACGGTCCACGATCAGGTCAACACCGACAAGAGCGCGTCCAGCACCACCCTGGGCATGGGCGGCTCCGACACGCTGCCGGGCTTCTTCGGCGGGAAGTACGCGATGGTCCCGCTCGGCTTCTCCTACCGTCAGCAGATCGTCCAGCAGGCGCCCAAGGGCTTCGACTGGCAGGTGCTTCCCGCCCCGGCCGGAGCGGAGGGCCTCGCGCAGGGCGTCAGCCCGCAGACGCTGTCGGTCTCCGAGGACACCGAACACAAGAAGGAGGCGGTCGAGTTCATCGACTTCCTCCTTCAGCCCGAGAACATGGTGCGCCTCGCGCAGGGCGACTGGATGCTTCCCACGGGCACGGAGGCCTTGAAGGACCCGGCCCTGCGCACCGAGAAGAACGACTGGGCGGTGGGCACGGCCCTGGCGAAGGATCTCCGCTCGGCCCCCGCGCAGTCGGTGCGGGGCTATGCGGAGTGGAAGGACAAGGTGGCGACCCCGGCCCTGCAGGAGTACTACAGCGGTGCCATCGACCTGGACGAGCTGAGACACCGGCTGGTCGAGGACGGGAATCTGGTGCTCGCGCGGTACCAGCGGTAG
- a CDS encoding MarR family winged helix-turn-helix transcriptional regulator gives MTAFARRARATAARMHPELSLVSYTLLSHLEYQGGCRATDLAAHYTLDKSTISRQVGALEKAGLVERRLDPTDHRVHVLHLTDRGVDVLAQVTDARRVAFHERLAEWGESDLEKFAECLLRYNDAASRGDLTVE, from the coding sequence ATGACGGCGTTCGCCCGGCGGGCCCGCGCCACCGCCGCACGCATGCACCCCGAGCTGTCGCTGGTCTCGTACACGCTCCTGAGTCATCTCGAATACCAGGGCGGATGCCGGGCCACGGACCTCGCGGCGCACTACACACTGGACAAGTCGACGATCAGCAGGCAGGTGGGCGCGCTGGAGAAGGCAGGTCTCGTGGAGCGGCGGCTCGATCCGACCGACCATCGGGTGCACGTGCTGCATCTCACCGACCGAGGGGTCGATGTGCTCGCACAGGTCACGGACGCGCGCCGGGTCGCGTTCCATGAGCGCCTCGCGGAGTGGGGCGAGTCGGACCTGGAGAAGTTCGCCGAGTGCTTGCTGCGCTACAACGACGCCGCGTCGCGCGGTGACCTGACTGTCGAGTAG
- the mgt gene encoding macrolide-inactivating glycosyltransferase, translating into MTSRQRAHIAMFSIAAHGHVNPSLEVIRELVARGHRVTYAIPHLFAEKVAETGAEPVLFETTLPGPDDDPEAWGTELIDNIEPFLTEAIETLPQLAAAYAGDEPDLVLHDITSYPARVLARRWGVPEISLSPNLVAWDGYEEEVADPMYAELKETERGKAYYARFHAWLQENGITQHCDPFVGRPPRSLVLIPKALQPNADRVDESVHTFVGACQGDRSAQGDWQRPPGAEKVLLVSLGSSFTKQPGFYRACIEAFGELPGWHVVLQVGKHVQAAELGDVPGNVEVRPWVPQLAVLKQADAFITHAGAGGSQEGLATGTPMVAVPQAVDQFGNADMLQGLGVARHVPMEEVTAQALRDAVLALVDDPEVARRLAEVRAGMAGEGGTKMAADLIEEELAKAAGRDTP; encoded by the coding sequence ATGACCTCACGCCAGCGTGCCCACATCGCCATGTTCTCGATCGCCGCGCACGGCCACGTCAACCCGAGCCTCGAAGTGATCCGCGAGCTCGTCGCCCGCGGCCACCGCGTCACGTACGCGATCCCGCACCTCTTCGCCGAGAAAGTCGCCGAGACCGGCGCCGAGCCCGTCCTCTTCGAGACGACGCTGCCGGGCCCCGACGACGACCCCGAAGCCTGGGGGACCGAGCTGATCGACAACATCGAGCCGTTCCTCACCGAGGCGATCGAGACGCTGCCGCAGCTGGCGGCGGCGTACGCAGGCGATGAGCCCGACCTCGTCCTGCACGACATCACCTCCTACCCCGCACGCGTGCTCGCCCGCCGCTGGGGCGTGCCCGAGATCTCGCTCTCGCCGAACCTGGTCGCCTGGGACGGATACGAGGAAGAGGTCGCCGATCCGATGTACGCCGAGCTGAAGGAGACCGAGCGCGGGAAGGCCTACTACGCGCGCTTCCACGCCTGGCTTCAGGAGAACGGGATCACGCAGCACTGTGATCCGTTCGTCGGCCGCCCGCCGCGCTCGCTCGTCCTGATCCCCAAGGCGCTCCAGCCGAACGCGGACCGGGTCGACGAGAGCGTGCACACGTTCGTCGGCGCCTGCCAGGGCGACCGCTCGGCGCAGGGTGACTGGCAGCGTCCCCCGGGCGCGGAGAAGGTGCTGCTCGTCTCGCTCGGCTCGTCCTTCACCAAGCAGCCCGGCTTCTACCGCGCCTGCATCGAGGCGTTCGGGGAGCTGCCCGGCTGGCATGTGGTGCTCCAGGTCGGCAAGCACGTCCAGGCGGCCGAACTGGGGGACGTTCCCGGGAATGTGGAAGTCCGCCCGTGGGTGCCGCAGCTCGCGGTCCTCAAGCAGGCCGACGCCTTCATCACGCATGCCGGTGCCGGCGGCAGCCAGGAGGGGCTCGCCACCGGGACACCGATGGTCGCGGTGCCGCAGGCCGTCGACCAGTTCGGTAACGCGGACATGCTCCAGGGGCTCGGGGTCGCCCGGCACGTACCGATGGAGGAGGTCACCGCACAGGCGCTGCGGGACGCGGTGCTCGCCCTGGTCGACGACCCGGAGGTGGCACGCCGCCTCGCCGAGGTCCGGGCGGGGATGGCGGGGGAGGGCGGCACGAAGATGGCGGCCGATCTGATCGAGGAGGAGCTCGCGAAGGCGGCCGGGCGTGACACTCCGTGA
- a CDS encoding CDP-alcohol phosphatidyltransferase family protein, whose amino-acid sequence MRRDIPPLDEVRRITQKKRDAWWTVILVDPVATPLVRWTAMRTGITPNQITWGAFLLGLVSAGFFALGDWQWLVAGAVVYHCSFILDCMDGKVARLTGTGSVFGAWLDFVFDRIRVMACAVALMGGQFHRTGDAFYIWAAVAVVALDTLRYINGLEIFKIRHTMRKQIKVRMRAARRAENEAELAFMEDLLRENPEADIEQDLQKTRSEQGVPEAPETAVPAPRRQVIDLHQEFRGKFPAYLRARSFLLRHRIRTHLVSGIEFQMGVFMIGPLFDVVLPATIVSGALLLVFELAIIYKLLLSTRDFTRTIDSFEERKLIAAA is encoded by the coding sequence ATGCGACGAGACATACCGCCCCTCGACGAGGTGCGCCGCATCACCCAGAAGAAGCGCGACGCGTGGTGGACCGTGATCCTGGTCGATCCGGTCGCCACGCCGCTCGTGCGGTGGACGGCGATGCGGACCGGAATCACGCCCAACCAGATCACCTGGGGCGCGTTCTTGCTGGGGCTCGTCTCTGCGGGGTTCTTCGCGCTGGGTGACTGGCAGTGGCTCGTCGCCGGCGCCGTCGTCTACCACTGCAGCTTCATCCTCGACTGCATGGACGGCAAGGTCGCCCGTCTCACCGGCACCGGTTCGGTCTTCGGCGCGTGGCTCGACTTCGTCTTCGACCGCATCCGCGTGATGGCCTGTGCGGTGGCCCTGATGGGCGGCCAGTTCCACCGCACCGGGGATGCCTTCTACATCTGGGCCGCGGTCGCCGTGGTCGCCCTCGACACGCTGCGCTACATCAACGGCCTTGAGATCTTCAAGATCCGGCACACCATGCGCAAGCAGATCAAGGTCCGCATGAGGGCGGCCCGCCGGGCCGAGAACGAGGCCGAGCTGGCCTTCATGGAGGACCTGCTCCGGGAGAACCCCGAGGCCGACATCGAGCAGGACCTTCAGAAGACGCGGTCGGAGCAGGGAGTTCCCGAGGCCCCGGAGACTGCTGTGCCCGCTCCCAGGCGTCAGGTCATCGACCTGCACCAGGAGTTCCGGGGCAAGTTCCCCGCCTATCTCCGGGCGCGTTCCTTCCTGCTGCGGCACCGCATCCGTACGCACCTGGTCAGCGGCATCGAGTTCCAGATGGGCGTCTTCATGATCGGCCCGCTGTTCGACGTGGTGCTTCCGGCGACGATCGTCTCCGGGGCCCTGCTCCTCGTCTTCGAGCTGGCGATCATCTACAAGCTGCTGCTCTCGACGCGGGACTTCACGCGGACGATCGACTCCTTCGAGGAGCGCAAGCTGATCGCCGCGGCGTAG
- a CDS encoding S8 family serine peptidase: MATHKRARSVKLVSAIAATATAVGVTVFATSFAGAATPAEGKVYGADAKGAVSGSYIVMLDEKADKGAKSDLAKEYGGELKRNYSSAINGFSAKSLSETEARRLAADPAVGKVVQSKKFTIDATQDNPPSWGLDRVDQADTAGDKKYTYPDAAGEGATAYVIDTGVRVSHKDFGGRATSGFDAIDNDDNADDGNGHGTHVAGTIAGEAHGVAKKAKIVAVRVLDDQGSGTTEQVVAGIDWVTKNHQGPSVANMSLGGGADEALDAAVQKAIAAGVTFAVAAGNESSDAGQGSPSRVKEAITVASSTKDDEQSDFSNFGSVVDIYAPGSDITSAWNTDDNATNTISGTSMATPHVVGAAALYVAAHPDAKPDAVAKALTDGATADKISNPSEGTPNKLLKVVE; encoded by the coding sequence ATGGCAACTCACAAGCGTGCACGCTCGGTGAAGCTCGTCTCGGCGATAGCCGCCACGGCCACCGCAGTCGGTGTCACCGTCTTCGCCACCTCGTTCGCCGGCGCGGCGACCCCCGCCGAGGGCAAGGTGTACGGAGCCGACGCCAAGGGCGCGGTCTCGGGCAGCTACATCGTCATGCTCGACGAGAAGGCCGACAAGGGCGCCAAGTCCGACCTGGCCAAGGAGTACGGCGGCGAGCTGAAGCGGAACTACTCGTCCGCGATCAACGGCTTCTCGGCCAAGAGCCTCAGCGAGACCGAGGCCAGGCGCCTGGCGGCCGACCCGGCCGTCGGCAAGGTCGTCCAGTCGAAGAAGTTCACCATCGACGCCACGCAGGACAACCCGCCGTCGTGGGGCCTCGACCGCGTCGACCAGGCGGACACCGCGGGCGACAAGAAGTACACGTACCCGGACGCCGCCGGTGAGGGCGCCACCGCGTACGTCATCGACACCGGTGTGCGCGTCAGTCACAAGGACTTCGGCGGCCGCGCCACGTCCGGCTTCGACGCCATCGACAACGACGACAACGCGGACGACGGCAACGGCCACGGCACGCACGTCGCGGGCACCATCGCCGGTGAGGCGCACGGCGTCGCCAAGAAGGCGAAGATCGTCGCGGTCCGCGTCCTCGACGACCAGGGCTCCGGCACCACCGAGCAGGTCGTCGCGGGCATCGACTGGGTCACCAAGAACCACCAGGGCCCGTCGGTCGCCAACATGAGCCTGGGCGGCGGCGCCGACGAAGCGCTCGACGCGGCGGTCCAGAAGGCGATCGCCGCCGGCGTCACCTTCGCGGTCGCGGCCGGCAACGAGTCCTCGGACGCCGGCCAGGGCTCGCCCTCCCGCGTGAAGGAAGCCATCACGGTCGCCTCCTCCACCAAGGACGACGAGCAGTCGGACTTCTCCAACTTCGGCTCGGTCGTGGACATCTACGCCCCGGGCTCGGACATCACGTCCGCCTGGAACACGGACGACAACGCCACCAACACGATCTCCGGCACGTCGATGGCGACCCCGCACGTCGTGGGCGCCGCCGCCCTCTACGTCGCGGCCCACCCGGACGCCAAGCCGGACGCCGTCGCCAAGGCGCTGACCGACGGCGCCACGGCGGACAAGATCTCGAACCCGAGCGAGGGCACGCCCAACAAGCTGCTCAAGGTCGTCGAGTAA
- a CDS encoding DUF1697 domain-containing protein codes for MTVKAYAALLRGINVGGSRKVPMAQLRTLLDGLGLGDVRTHLQSGNAVFTCEAGDENTLAALIGAAIERHFGFTVDVLVRDGAYLKGVVDACPFPAATLEGKQLHVTYLSEPVDASRFDAIDAAAFLPEEFRLGDRALYLYAPDGLGRSKLGAALARPALFRGVTATSRNWNTVTKLVELTQEQDRG; via the coding sequence ATGACGGTCAAGGCATACGCGGCTCTGCTCCGCGGCATCAACGTGGGCGGCAGCAGGAAAGTGCCGATGGCTCAACTGCGCACGCTGCTCGACGGCCTCGGACTCGGCGACGTACGCACCCATCTGCAGAGCGGCAACGCGGTCTTCACCTGCGAGGCCGGCGACGAGAACACGCTGGCCGCGCTGATCGGCGCGGCCATCGAGCGGCACTTCGGGTTCACCGTGGACGTCCTGGTGCGCGACGGCGCCTACTTGAAGGGGGTCGTCGACGCCTGCCCCTTCCCCGCGGCCACGCTCGAAGGCAAGCAGCTGCATGTCACGTACCTCTCCGAGCCGGTCGACGCGTCCCGGTTCGACGCGATCGACGCGGCGGCCTTCCTGCCCGAGGAGTTCCGGCTCGGCGACCGCGCGCTCTACCTCTACGCACCGGACGGCCTCGGCCGCTCGAAGCTGGGCGCGGCCCTGGCGCGGCCCGCCCTGTTCCGGGGCGTCACCGCCACGTCCCGCAACTGGAACACCGTCACCAAGCTGGTGGAACTGACCCAGGAGCAGGACCGTGGCTGA